TGTGGTGACGGCTCCGTCGGCCCAGCCTCCGGTCCAGGAAACGTCATCGCCTGCGAGGAAGATGCCGCGGTGTTCCGGCGGGTGGCCTTCCTGCATGAAGTGGGTGTAGAGCCGTTCCTGGTAGCGGTAGTGGCCGGGGAGGTTGTCGCTGAAGGCGCCCATGAAGTTGGGGTCGTCCTCCCAGGAGACAGTGATGGGGTCGCCGATGATGTGCGAGGCGATGTCCACCGTGGGGTAGATCTGCTTGAGGGAGTGCAGCATGAGCCGCACCCGCTCGTCGGCATCCAAGGGGAGCCACTTGAGGGCGTCGTCGTTCCAGGTGTAGGACAGGCAGATCAGCGCGGGCTGGTCCGGGCCGTTGTCCAGGAGGTAGGTTCCGCGGGTGAGCCTGTCTGTAAGGGTGGTGCTCATGACCTGCCGTCCTGTTTCGGGGTCGATGTCCTTCCAGAAGGGCCGGTCCACCACCACGAAGGTCTTGGACGACTGCATGTAGTGGCTGCGTTCGATCGCCGTCCAGAGTTTGTGGCTGAAGAGTGATTCGTCGACGTCGATGCGCGCCGAGAGTAGCCAGCTCTGGCACGTGGCGATGACTGCCGGGTATTCGGCAGTTCGTCCCCAGCGGTCCGTGACGGCGATGTCGCCGGGGGCGCCGCCGTCGTTCTTCACGCGCGCGACGGCGGCAACGGCGCCGCGGGGGTGGCCGCCATGTAGCGACGCCAGGCTAGTGCCGGTGGGCCAGTGCGTAAGGTTTTCCGGTGCGTGCTGCCACAGGCATTCGGGGACTAGTTGCGCTCCTCCGATGATCCGATGCTGGTCTGCGTCTGCGTCGACGTAAACCACCCTGAGGATTTCCAGGAATGAGTCGGGGAAGTTGGTGTCCCAGCCGCCGGTGCCGAAGCCGACCTGGCCGAAGGCTTCGCGGTATTCGAAAGGCAGAGCGGAGAAGGCTTTGGAAGTGGCGAGGTAGCCGGAGAAGGAAACATCGTCGAACTTCGGGACCAGTTCGTTCCAGAGTCTCTTGATGGTGGCCAGGTCGCGGTTGCGGATGGCTTCCTGCATGGCGGCGAAGTGGGCGTGTTCTTCGAGGCAGTCGTCCCATGCGTTGGAGACTTCGGTGAAGAACTGGGGGAGGTCCGCCGTGGTTTCGGCGTAGTGGGCCTTGCCGCCGAGTTCGATCACGGTGCTGCCCGCCGCCTGCGTCAGCGGGTTGGGGAACGGCTGGGTTTCGATCCCGAGCTTATCGGCATAGTGGAAGAACGACCTGCCCGAGCGGGGGAAGCGCATGCCGCCCAGGTCCGCCACAGGTCCGGCCTGACCTTCAGGACGGCCGGCACGGAGGCGGCCGCCGATCCTTGACGATTCGTAGATGACCGGTTTGAGGCCCATCTTCATGAGCTCGTACGCTGCCACCAGCCCGGACAATCCGGCCCCGATGACGGCGATCTCAGTGCCGTGCATATGTTCCGGCACCGCCCCGAGGCCGGCCGGGTGCGTGAGGTAGTCGTCGTAGGGGAACGGGAAGTCCGGGTTGAGCATGGTGATGGGGGCCGCCGCCGGGACGGACCCTGCTGCGGGGGTTGTTGCTGCGATGGTCACTGCTGTCCTTACAGGTGTGAAGAGGGGATGGATTGCGTGAAGCGGGCCAGGTAGTCGGTATCCCTTCGGGCCTCAACCAGGGTCTGCAGGTCGATGTCGGCGACGATGAGTTCGCCGTCATCGGCTGCTTCCGAGAGCTGCCGGCCGTAAGGGTCGGCGATGGTGCTAAGGCCTGCGAAGTTTGGTCCTGCGTGGTTGGCGTAGGCGATGAAGAGCTGGCTTTCGAGGGCGCGGGTTGGGACCACCATGGCGGGGATCAGCCGCGTGTCAAAGGGCTGACCGCCGGCGTCGTCCGCGGCACGCAGCGGAACCGCCGTCGGCACGCACAACAGCTCGGCGCCCGCCAGTGCGGTGGAGCGCACGAACTCGGGGAACTCGACGTCGAAACAGATCCCCAAAGCGATCTTGAAGCCGCTGAATTCGACGACGGCGGGCGGCTCGGTTCCGGGCGTGAACACCGATTTCTCGTCGGCGCCAAACAGGTTCTGCTTGCGGTAGCGGGTCAGTTCCGCGCCGTCGGGGCCGAACAGGGAGGCGCTGATGTAGTGCCTGCCAGCCTCGTGTTCGACCGTGGAGGCCACCAGCGCGATGCCGTGGCCCGCGGCGACAGCCGCGAGGTGCTGCCGGTGCGTGGTGCCGTCCGTGCCGTGGACCAGGGTCGGGGCGTAGCCGCTGGCGAACAGCTCGGGAGTGACGAGCAGGTTTGCGCCGCGTTGCCGGGCTTCCTGCGCCCGGGCGGCGATGCGCCGTATGTTCTCCGCTGCCGAGTTGACCAGGCCGGTGGCCTGCAGGACCGCTACACGCAAGCCAGGCTGGCGCGCTGCTGTCATTTCGCCCCGTCGAGTTCGCCGCGGCAGAGGCGGGCGACGACTTCGGTGAGCATGTCCACCCCGGCGCAGGCGTCGTCGTCGTGCGTGAACTCGCGCTCGTTGTGGGAGATGCCGTCCACGCTGGGGACGAAGAGCATCACGGTGGGGACGATGTCTTTCATGTTGATCGAGTCATGGCCGGCGAGGGTGAAGACGGGTGCGTGGCTGAGCTCGAGTTTGTCGGCGCATTCGCGGGCGAGGTCGACGCCGGCGGGCTGGTACGGGTTGAGGCCCCAGGCATGTGATTGTTGGACGTCGATGGTGACGTTGGCGTCGGACTCGATCCGCGTGATGCCCTCGTGGAGCAGCTTCTGGGCGGCGGCGAGGACTTCCTCGTCGGCGCTGCGCAGGTCCATCACCAGGTCCACCCTGGAGGGAACCACCACGGGTGAGTTGGGGTAGACATCGAGTTGGCCGACGGAGGTGTGCAACACGGCGCCGGGGAAGGCATGGGTGGTTTCCCGCAGCAGCACCACCAGCATCGAAGCGCCGAGCAGGGCGTCCTTGCGGTCGGCGATGACCGCCGAACCGGTGTGGGCCTGCTCGCCGTGGACGGTGACGCTGTATTTGGCCGCAGCCCAGCAGGAGTGGACCAGGCCGATGGTGGTTCCGGTGTCTTCCAGGGACCGGCCTTGTTCGATGTGGATCTCGGCGTACGCTGCCGCGGTGGGGCCTGTGCCCGCGCCCAGGTGGCCGATGGCTTCCAGTGCCTGGGCCACAGTGGTGCCTTGTTTGTCCTGGACGGCGAGGGCCTCCTCGACCGGGAGTTTGCCGGTGTACACGGAGCTGCCCATCATGGACGGGGCGAAGCGGCAACCTTCCTCGTTGAACCAGTCCACCACCGCCAGATTGTATTTTGGCTCCTCGCCCGGAACGGTGGATTCCGCAAGGCGCCGTCCGGCATGCAGAGCGGCCGCGACCCCGTAGGCGCCGTCATACTTGCCGGCGGTCGGCTGGCTGTCCAGGTGGGAACCGACCAGCACAGAGGGCGCACCGGGCGTCCACTCGAGGAGGGCGAAGACATTGCCGGTCCGGTCGACTTCGGTCCTGAACCCGTACTGGGCGGCCAGGGAGGTGAACCAGGCTCGGGCCTGCGCGTCGGCCGCGGTGGCTGCCTGGCGGTCCACGCCGTGCCCGGGGGTTTCTCCGATGACGGACAAGCTCCGGAAATCGCGCAGGAACGCCTGCGCGTCGGCTGTCGTGGTGGTGCTTTCAACGGTACTCATGGTGATCAGCTTTCCTTCGGGTCGTTCTTAACAGGACTGGAGAGGAGAGGAAGCACATGGCTTCCCGGGTTGACGAGAGCAAGTTCGTTGACGCGTTTCCTGACGGCGAACCAGCCGATCACCAGTGCAGGGATGAAGATGACAAGAGCTGCCACCGTGTAGGTGCCCACCGGGAAGTCGAACAGCATGAGGACCAAGACTCCGCCCAGGAAGGACAGCGTCAAGTAGGACGTCCAAGGAGCACCCAGCATCCGGAACGACGGGCGCTGGATGAGTCCTTTCTTGGACAGCTTGTAGAGCTTGAGCTGGCAGAGGACGATGGTTCCCCAGGTGCACAGGATGGCAAGGGCCGTTGCATTCAGGGCGATTTCGAAGGCCATGGCAGGGACCACTGCGTTCAGTCCGACCCCGAGCAGGGTGATGGCGGCGGTGAAGAGGATTCCGCCGTAGGGGACGCCGCCGCGGCTCATGCGCTCCATGAATTTGGGGGCTGCGCCGGTTTGTGCCATCGAGCGGTAGATGCGGCCCGTTGAGTAGAGACCGGCGTTGAGGCTGGAGAGGGCGGCAGTGAGGACCACGAAGTTCATCACGTCGCCCGCGCCGGGAACCCCAATGGCCGCAAAGAATGTGACAAACGGTGATTCGCCGGCTTTGTAGGCGCTGAATGGCAGCAGCATCCCCAGCAGGGCCGAGGATCCTACATAGAAGATGGCGATACGGAAGATGACGGCGTTGACGGCTTTGGGCATGACCTTGTGTGGGTTTTTCGCCTCGCCGGCGGCGACGCCAATGAGGTCGATACCGGCGTAGGCGAAGACGATGCCCTGGACGATCACGATGGCGGGGAGCAGGCCGTTCGGCAGTAGTCCGCCGTTGTTTGCGATCAGGGAGAGACCGGGGCTGTGTCCCGCTACCGGGAAGTTCCCGGCGAAGAAGATGCCACCGACGAGGAGGAAGGTGACCAGGGCGCCGACTTTGATGACTGAGAACCAGAATTCGAGTTCGCCGAACAGCTTCACTGAGATGAGGTTTACCGCGGTGACGACACCCAATGCGGCCAACGCCAGGACCCACTGGGGGAAGCTGCTGAATGCGGTCCAATAATGGAAGTACACGGCTATGGCTGTGATGTCCACGATGGCCGTGAGAGCCCAGGAAATGGCGTACACCCAGCCGGAAACATAGGCAGCCTTCTCCCCGTAAAATTCCCGCGCATAGGAAACGAAAGAACCGGACGAGGGCCGGTGCAGCACCAGCTCGCCAAGAGCCCGCAGGACAAAGAAAGCGAAGACGCCACAAATGGCGTAGATGATGGGGAGGACCGGGCCCGCGGAAGCCAAGCGGCCGCCGGCACCGAGGAACAAACCTGTTCCGATGGCACCGCCGATGCCTATCATCTGGATCTGCCTGTTGGAAAGGCCCTTCTTATAGCCTGCTTGTTCGTCCACGCGGACCGCCGTTGGCCGCTCCTGGACTGGATCTGCTGTGCTCATGGAAACTCCTGGATGTGATTGCCGCCACTGGGCGACAGGAATCGATCATTCCAGCGGATTCGACTCCCGCCAATGACAGGGAGCAGGAGAATGGGGAGCAAAAATTGGATGAAAGTACAGTGCTTTTTGCGCGAGCCAGAGCCATGCTATTTGTACGTCACACGTGGAGGGGAAGAACTTGATCGAAGACGCACAGTGGCAGCAGATCATCGAACGTTTGGCCGGTCAGGTGCCTGAACTTGCGGAGAATTTCCTGGGCCGGATTCTCCTGGATCCGGCCTACTCGGAATCCGGGCTCACTTTGGAAGACTTGAGGAGCAGCAGCGAAAAGTGCTTCAACGCAATGCTTGAGTCCTTGGCCAAGGGCGGCACGGACATGACTTCATTGGAGTCGCTGGCTGCTGAGCTGGGCGCCAAGCGCGCACAGCAGGGGATCCCCTTGGAGAGTCTGGTGCGGGCTATCCGGACTGACTTCTCGGTGCTCTGGGAGGCGCTCTCGGCACCGTCCCTTGGCGTCAATCCGGGGCTGCTGGTCCGCAAGACAGAACTGGTCTGGCAAGTAGTGGACACCTTTGCGGTCCGCGTCAAGGAAAGCTATGTCGCAGAGACGGAGGATCTTGAGACAGCGACCGCGGATTTGCAGCATCAGTACCTTACGAAGCTCCTGGCAGCTGCCGAACCGTCGCCGTCGGACATGCTGCGCATAGCGGGTGCCCTCAAGATAGACCCTGGCGCCGAATTCCTGGTGGCCGCCATCAGCAGGGACGACAGCCTCATGTTACGCCGGCGGCTGGGCAGTTTGTCTGCACCGCGGGCCGCCGCGAGGTTCGCCTTCGACCAAGGGCACCACACGATCGTGATTCTGCAGCGAAAGCAAGGCCTGCGTCTCGACCTGGCGTTTGACGAGCGCGCTCTCTTCGAAGGACTCGCCGCCGGCGTCGCCCCCATTGCCCAGGGCATCGCTGGCGTCCGCATGGCGGTCCTTGCCGCACGGGAAATCATGGCCGACCTTGCCGTGGGTGAAACCGGTGTTTTTCGGCTCGAGGATCGTTGGGAGTCGGTGACGCGTTATCGTCTGGCGCAAGTAGGGTGTGATCCGGCCTTTCTTGTGGACCCGTATCTTCGCCGCTGCTCACCGGGGGAGCGGGGTCGATTGTTGGAAACGGTCACGGTCTTCCTGGACTCCGGTAGCCTCTTGGAGACATCCGCGATCCTCGGATGTCATCGGAATACGATCGTGAATCGCTTGGCGTCCTTCGAAAAGTACACCGGGCTTGACCTTCAGAAGCCCCGCGGGGCGGCTACTGCGTTTCTGGCGCTGTCCAAGCTGCGGAGTCCTGATTCAGGCCGGCAATGAGATGGCGCCATCACGTCACAAAGGGCCGGGTAGGGCCAACGGCTCAGGAGCAGGACCGGGTTTAGGGCCTTCCGGGACCGTATCCTCCAGGGCGAGGATCGTATCGAGTAACTCGCCGGCGGAGATGCGCGCCAGGATTGCCGGTTCGGCCGCATCCGAGGCTGCGGCCAGGTCCACGACGGCGCTGGCGGCTTCCCCGCTCAGCACCAGAACGCCGTTGCTGTCCGCGAGCACGAAGTCACCGGGATTGACTGTGACGCCGCCGCACTGGACCGGTACGTTCACGGCCGAACCAGTGCCGTAGACACGCTTCGTGGTAAGGGACGAGGTACCGCGGGCAAAGACGGGGAGCGCCGTCTGCCGCAGTTCCAGCAGATCGGTCGCCACACCATCCACGACGACGCCGGCGGCGCCTTGCGCTTTCGCCGCGGCGGCCGTGACGGCCCCCACCGGTGCATGGCGGTGGTCGCCGGACATGTCCACCACCAGCACGCTGCCCGGAGTCAGGGCGAGCAGCGCGCGGTTCATGGCGATGGCGTCGTTGTCGACGATCCGGACGGTGACGGCGGTGCCGGCGATCTTGACGGCGTCAAACCCGTCCTCCGTCAGCGACGAGTCCAGTAGCGATTGGATGGCTGGATCGACAAATCCGTCCTCCAGGAAGTGACCGATCGTGGGGTAGCTGACCTCGGCAAGCCGGGCCAACAGGCCTGCCGAGGACAGAAGCTCCGCCGTGGAAGCCTGGCTCATGCGAGCACCGCCACGCATTCAATCTCAAGGGAGACTCCCCAGAGGCTCACGCACACCGAAGTGCGCGCGGGCTTCGCCGGGCCGAAGTACTCCGTGTAGACGCGGTTGTACTCCTCGAGTTGGTCCTGGCTGGTCAAGTAGGTGTTGACCTTGACCACGTGCGCCAGGCTGGAACCGGCTGCTTCAAGGACCGCACGCAGGTTTTCGATGGTCTGCCGGACTTGCCCTTCGAAGGTCTTCGGTTGATCGTCCAGGCCCGTGATGGCCGGGATTTGTCCGGAGGTGAACACGAAACCGTTGGCGATCACCACGGGGGAGAACGGTCCGACGGCGGCCGCCTGGCCGGGGATCTCGGCGAGCCGCGTGATGGTGGCCGGGTTGGTGGTGATCCCGGCCGCGTTAGTCGCCAGGGAATCGCTCATTTGGCGGCCGCTTCCACGGCATCCACGGGGGCCTCGTCGACGGCGTCGATGTTGCCGTGACGGGTTTCCGTCAGGACCAACAGCGCCGCCAGGGAGATCAGGGCAGCGGCCGTGATGTACCAGGCAATGGAGGAGCTCTGGTGCGTCAGGCCCAGGAGCCAGGTGGTGATGAACGGGGTGGCGGCGCTGCCGAGGAGACCGGAGAGCATGTAGGCCACTGACAGTCCCGAGTAGCGGACCTTGGAACCGAAGAGTTCGGCCAGGAACGTGGCGATGGGACCGTAGTTGGCTGCGAAGGCCGTCATCATTCCGAGGTAGGCGACGAACAGCAGGGGTACGGACTTGGTGTCCATGAGCCAGAACATCGGGAAGGCGAAGAGAGCCTCCGCCGCGACGCCGGCGTAGATGATCGGCTTGCGGCCGTACTTGTCCGAGAGCTTGCCGAAGAAGGGGATGAGCACAAAGCACAGTGCGCAGGAAGCCAGGACAACCCAGAGCATGAGGCTCTCCGAGTGGCCGAGGTCCTTCTTGCCGTAGGAAACACCGGAAGCAACCAACAGGGTAAAGGTGCTGCCGGTAGACAGGGTGGCGATGCCGCCGAGGACAACTTGCTTCCAGTACTTGGCCATAAGGGCGGCAAAGGGCATTTTCGCCTTGGCGCCGGCGGTCTTGACGGCCTGGAACGACGGGGTTTCCTCGATGTGGAGACGGATGTAGATGCCGACAGCCACCAGCAGGCAGGAGGCCAGGAACGGGATGCGCCAACCCCAGCTGAGCAGCGCGTCCGAGCTGACGGTG
This genomic interval from Arthrobacter sp. FW306-2-2C-D06B contains the following:
- a CDS encoding flavin monoamine oxidase family protein; this translates as MTIAATTPAAGSVPAAAPITMLNPDFPFPYDDYLTHPAGLGAVPEHMHGTEIAVIGAGLSGLVAAYELMKMGLKPVIYESSRIGGRLRAGRPEGQAGPVADLGGMRFPRSGRSFFHYADKLGIETQPFPNPLTQAAGSTVIELGGKAHYAETTADLPQFFTEVSNAWDDCLEEHAHFAAMQEAIRNRDLATIKRLWNELVPKFDDVSFSGYLATSKAFSALPFEYREAFGQVGFGTGGWDTNFPDSFLEILRVVYVDADADQHRIIGGAQLVPECLWQHAPENLTHWPTGTSLASLHGGHPRGAVAAVARVKNDGGAPGDIAVTDRWGRTAEYPAVIATCQSWLLSARIDVDESLFSHKLWTAIERSHYMQSSKTFVVVDRPFWKDIDPETGRQVMSTTLTDRLTRGTYLLDNGPDQPALICLSYTWNDDALKWLPLDADERVRLMLHSLKQIYPTVDIASHIIGDPITVSWEDDPNFMGAFSDNLPGHYRYQERLYTHFMQEGHPPEHRGIFLAGDDVSWTGGWADGAVTTGLNAVWGVMNQLGGSSPAENPGPGDRFEELKPIRLP
- a CDS encoding helix-turn-helix domain-containing protein, yielding MIEDAQWQQIIERLAGQVPELAENFLGRILLDPAYSESGLTLEDLRSSSEKCFNAMLESLAKGGTDMTSLESLAAELGAKRAQQGIPLESLVRAIRTDFSVLWEALSAPSLGVNPGLLVRKTELVWQVVDTFAVRVKESYVAETEDLETATADLQHQYLTKLLAAAEPSPSDMLRIAGALKIDPGAEFLVAAISRDDSLMLRRRLGSLSAPRAAARFAFDQGHHTIVILQRKQGLRLDLAFDERALFEGLAAGVAPIAQGIAGVRMAVLAAREIMADLAVGETGVFRLEDRWESVTRYRLAQVGCDPAFLVDPYLRRCSPGERGRLLETVTVFLDSGSLLETSAILGCHRNTIVNRLASFEKYTGLDLQKPRGAATAFLALSKLRSPDSGRQ
- a CDS encoding MFS transporter — encoded protein: MAQTVNAASASAARLDLAKMRKIALASVIGTTVEWYDLFVFGTASALVFNKIFFPSFDPIVGTMLAFGTFASAYIARMVGAIIFGHFGDRLGRKSMLLISLLTMGAATFAIGLLPDYNSIGIMAPLLLLLLRVIQGLALGGEWGGAVLMTVEHAPSARRGFYGSLVQVGVPAGTLIANVAFLIVASTVSSDALLSWGWRIPFLASCLLVAVGIYIRLHIEETPSFQAVKTAGAKAKMPFAALMAKYWKQVVLGGIATLSTGSTFTLLVASGVSYGKKDLGHSESLMLWVVLASCALCFVLIPFFGKLSDKYGRKPIIYAGVAAEALFAFPMFWLMDTKSVPLLFVAYLGMMTAFAANYGPIATFLAELFGSKVRYSGLSVAYMLSGLLGSAATPFITTWLLGLTHQSSSIAWYITAAALISLAALLVLTETRHGNIDAVDEAPVDAVEAAAK
- a CDS encoding M20 family metallo-hydrolase, which produces MSTVESTTTTADAQAFLRDFRSLSVIGETPGHGVDRQAATAADAQARAWFTSLAAQYGFRTEVDRTGNVFALLEWTPGAPSVLVGSHLDSQPTAGKYDGAYGVAAALHAGRRLAESTVPGEEPKYNLAVVDWFNEEGCRFAPSMMGSSVYTGKLPVEEALAVQDKQGTTVAQALEAIGHLGAGTGPTAAAYAEIHIEQGRSLEDTGTTIGLVHSCWAAAKYSVTVHGEQAHTGSAVIADRKDALLGASMLVVLLRETTHAFPGAVLHTSVGQLDVYPNSPVVVPSRVDLVMDLRSADEEVLAAAQKLLHEGITRIESDANVTIDVQQSHAWGLNPYQPAGVDLARECADKLELSHAPVFTLAGHDSINMKDIVPTVMLFVPSVDGISHNEREFTHDDDACAGVDMLTEVVARLCRGELDGAK
- a CDS encoding nitrilase-related carbon-nitrogen hydrolase — translated: MTAARQPGLRVAVLQATGLVNSAAENIRRIAARAQEARQRGANLLVTPELFASGYAPTLVHGTDGTTHRQHLAAVAAGHGIALVASTVEHEAGRHYISASLFGPDGAELTRYRKQNLFGADEKSVFTPGTEPPAVVEFSGFKIALGICFDVEFPEFVRSTALAGAELLCVPTAVPLRAADDAGGQPFDTRLIPAMVVPTRALESQLFIAYANHAGPNFAGLSTIADPYGRQLSEAADDGELIVADIDLQTLVEARRDTDYLARFTQSIPSSHL
- a CDS encoding RidA family protein; the encoded protein is MSDSLATNAAGITTNPATITRLAEIPGQAAAVGPFSPVVIANGFVFTSGQIPAITGLDDQPKTFEGQVRQTIENLRAVLEAAGSSLAHVVKVNTYLTSQDQLEEYNRVYTEYFGPAKPARTSVCVSLWGVSLEIECVAVLA
- a CDS encoding amino acid permease, with the translated sequence MSTADPVQERPTAVRVDEQAGYKKGLSNRQIQMIGIGGAIGTGLFLGAGGRLASAGPVLPIIYAICGVFAFFVLRALGELVLHRPSSGSFVSYAREFYGEKAAYVSGWVYAISWALTAIVDITAIAVYFHYWTAFSSFPQWVLALAALGVVTAVNLISVKLFGELEFWFSVIKVGALVTFLLVGGIFFAGNFPVAGHSPGLSLIANNGGLLPNGLLPAIVIVQGIVFAYAGIDLIGVAAGEAKNPHKVMPKAVNAVIFRIAIFYVGSSALLGMLLPFSAYKAGESPFVTFFAAIGVPGAGDVMNFVVLTAALSSLNAGLYSTGRIYRSMAQTGAAPKFMERMSRGGVPYGGILFTAAITLLGVGLNAVVPAMAFEIALNATALAILCTWGTIVLCQLKLYKLSKKGLIQRPSFRMLGAPWTSYLTLSFLGGVLVLMLFDFPVGTYTVAALVIFIPALVIGWFAVRKRVNELALVNPGSHVLPLLSSPVKNDPKES
- a CDS encoding RraA family protein; this translates as MSQASTAELLSSAGLLARLAEVSYPTIGHFLEDGFVDPAIQSLLDSSLTEDGFDAVKIAGTAVTVRIVDNDAIAMNRALLALTPGSVLVVDMSGDHRHAPVGAVTAAAAKAQGAAGVVVDGVATDLLELRQTALPVFARGTSSLTTKRVYGTGSAVNVPVQCGGVTVNPGDFVLADSNGVLVLSGEAASAVVDLAAASDAAEPAILARISAGELLDTILALEDTVPEGPKPGPAPEPLALPGPL